The Microbacterium sp. SORGH_AS_0862 genome has a segment encoding these proteins:
- a CDS encoding NCS2 family permease: protein MHHPRTTSVSPSSPGRLDRFFGITARGATVGGEIRGGIVTFVAMAYIVLLNPIILSGGTDVAGNALGFAQVAATTALTAGAMTILFGLVARLPFAFAAGLGINSFLAVSVVGEVTWPEAMGLVLINGLLIVLLAVTGLRRLIFDAVPMALKTAITVGIGLFIAFIGFVDGGLVQSTGLASPPVGLGVNGSIATVPTLLFVLTLVTIAILLARKVKGAILIGLAGGTVVAVIVEAIWHLGARADGNAGGWGLSVPEIPASIFSLPDLSLVGQVSFGAFDRIGVLAAAMLVFTLLFTNFFDAMGTMTGLSREANLADERGNFPRLRSALVVEGIGAVAGGLTSSSSNTVFIESGTGIGEGARTGLANLVTGALFLLAMFVTPLTTIVPSEVASAALVAVGALMMSQIRHVDLTDVSVLIPVFLTITVMPLTYSIANGIGAGFVSWVVIRSLSGHARRISPLLWIVAAGFVVFFVRGPIEATLGG, encoded by the coding sequence GTGCACCACCCCCGTACCACCAGCGTTTCACCGTCCTCCCCCGGCCGCCTCGACCGCTTCTTCGGCATCACGGCGCGCGGCGCCACCGTCGGCGGCGAGATCCGCGGCGGCATCGTCACCTTCGTGGCGATGGCCTACATCGTCCTGCTGAACCCGATCATCCTGTCCGGCGGAACGGATGTGGCCGGCAATGCCCTCGGCTTCGCCCAGGTCGCGGCGACCACAGCGCTCACCGCCGGCGCGATGACGATCCTCTTCGGCCTCGTCGCCCGGTTGCCCTTCGCGTTCGCGGCGGGCCTCGGCATCAACTCGTTCCTCGCCGTCAGCGTGGTGGGCGAGGTCACCTGGCCCGAGGCCATGGGTCTGGTGCTCATCAACGGCCTGCTCATCGTGCTCCTGGCCGTGACCGGCCTGCGCCGGCTCATCTTCGACGCCGTTCCGATGGCGCTGAAGACCGCCATCACGGTCGGCATCGGTCTGTTCATCGCCTTCATCGGCTTCGTCGACGGCGGACTCGTGCAGAGCACGGGCCTCGCGTCGCCTCCCGTCGGTCTCGGCGTGAACGGCTCGATCGCCACCGTCCCGACGCTCCTGTTCGTGCTGACGCTCGTGACCATCGCGATCCTTCTCGCCCGCAAGGTCAAGGGCGCCATCCTCATCGGTCTCGCGGGCGGCACCGTCGTCGCGGTCATCGTCGAGGCGATCTGGCACCTCGGTGCGCGCGCCGACGGCAACGCCGGCGGCTGGGGACTCAGCGTGCCCGAGATCCCGGCATCGATCTTCAGCCTGCCCGATCTGAGCCTCGTGGGTCAGGTCAGCTTCGGCGCCTTCGATCGCATCGGGGTGCTCGCAGCCGCGATGCTCGTGTTCACCCTGCTGTTCACGAACTTCTTCGACGCGATGGGCACCATGACGGGACTCTCGCGCGAGGCGAACCTCGCCGATGAGCGGGGCAACTTCCCACGCCTGCGCTCCGCACTCGTGGTCGAGGGCATCGGCGCCGTCGCGGGCGGACTGACCTCGTCGTCCTCCAACACGGTGTTCATCGAGTCCGGCACCGGCATCGGTGAGGGCGCCCGCACGGGCCTCGCGAACCTCGTCACCGGTGCGCTCTTCCTCCTCGCGATGTTCGTGACGCCTCTGACCACCATCGTGCCGAGCGAGGTCGCCTCGGCGGCCCTCGTCGCGGTCGGCGCACTCATGATGAGCCAGATCCGTCACGTCGATCTCACCGACGTCTCGGTGCTGATCCCGGTGTTCCTGACCATCACGGTCATGCCGCTGACGTACTCGATCGCCAACGGCATCGGCGCGGGCTTCGTCAGCTGGGTCGTCATCCGCTCGCTGTCGGGACACGCCCGCCGCATCAGCCCGCTGCTGTGGATCGTCGCCGCCGGCTTCGTCGTGTTCTTCGTACGCGGACCGATCGAGGCGACCCTCGGCGGCTGA
- a CDS encoding nitroreductase family deazaflavin-dependent oxidoreductase, with protein MPLTGEYKPSTSEWARSQAELYEATNGAEGGELRGVPIIVLTTVGAKSGGLRKTALMRVEHDGDYLVVASKGGAPDEPAWGNNIRKHPHVELQDGAVKRDYTARELEGDERQLWWDRAVAVWPDYAVYQTKTDRQIAIFVLEPREA; from the coding sequence ATGCCGCTGACAGGGGAGTACAAGCCGAGCACGTCCGAGTGGGCCCGGTCGCAAGCCGAGCTCTACGAAGCCACCAACGGTGCCGAGGGCGGTGAGCTGCGCGGTGTTCCGATCATCGTGCTGACCACTGTCGGCGCCAAGAGCGGTGGCCTGCGCAAGACCGCGCTCATGCGCGTCGAGCATGACGGGGACTACCTCGTCGTGGCCTCCAAGGGCGGGGCACCCGACGAGCCCGCCTGGGGCAACAACATCCGCAAGCACCCGCACGTCGAGCTGCAGGACGGCGCCGTCAAGCGCGACTACACCGCGCGCGAGCTCGAGGGCGACGAACGCCAGCTGTGGTGGGACCGCGCGGTGGCCGTGTGGCCCGACTACGCCGTCTACCAGACCAAGACCGACCGCCAGATCGCGATCTTTGTGCTGGAGCCGCGCGAGGCCTGA
- the sucD gene encoding succinate--CoA ligase subunit alpha, with product MSIYLNKDSKVIVQGITGGEGTKHTALMLKAGTQVVGGVNARKAGTTVSHTDKDGNPVELPVFASVAEAIEATGADVSIAFVPPAFTKDAMIEAIDSEIPLLVVITEGVPVGDSAEAWAYAIEKGNKTRIIGPNCPGIITPGESLVGITPANITGKGPIGLVSKSGTLTYQMMFELRDLGFSTAIGIGGDPIIGTTHIDALEAFEADPETKAIVMIGEIGGDAEERAADYIRANVTKPVVGYVAGFTAPEGKTMGHAGAIVSGSAGTAQAKKEALEAAGVKVGKTPSETAALMREIIQGL from the coding sequence ATGTCGATCTACCTCAACAAGGACTCCAAGGTCATCGTCCAGGGCATCACCGGCGGCGAGGGCACCAAGCACACCGCTCTGATGCTGAAGGCGGGCACCCAGGTCGTCGGCGGCGTCAACGCACGCAAGGCCGGCACGACCGTTTCGCACACCGACAAGGACGGCAACCCCGTCGAGCTGCCGGTCTTCGCGAGCGTCGCCGAAGCCATCGAGGCCACGGGCGCCGACGTCTCCATCGCCTTCGTGCCGCCGGCGTTCACGAAGGACGCCATGATCGAAGCCATCGACAGTGAGATCCCGCTGCTCGTGGTCATCACCGAGGGCGTGCCCGTCGGCGACTCCGCCGAGGCGTGGGCCTACGCGATCGAGAAGGGCAACAAGACCCGCATCATCGGCCCGAACTGCCCCGGCATCATCACCCCCGGTGAGTCGCTTGTGGGCATCACGCCCGCCAACATCACCGGCAAGGGTCCCATCGGTCTCGTGTCGAAGTCGGGAACGCTGACCTATCAGATGATGTTCGAGCTGCGCGACCTGGGCTTCTCGACCGCCATCGGCATCGGTGGCGACCCGATCATCGGCACGACCCACATCGACGCGCTCGAGGCGTTCGAAGCCGATCCCGAGACCAAGGCGATCGTGATGATCGGCGAGATCGGCGGCGACGCCGAGGAGCGCGCCGCCGACTACATCCGCGCCAACGTCACGAAGCCCGTCGTCGGCTACGTCGCCGGTTTCACCGCGCCCGAGGGCAAGACGATGGGCCACGCCGGCGCGATCGTCTCGGGCTCCGCGGGCACCGCGCAGGCCAAGAAGGAAGCGCTCGAGGCAGCGGGCGTGAAGGTCGGCAAGACGCCGTCCGAGACCGCCGCCCTCATGCGCGAGATCATCCAGGGTCTGTAA
- a CDS encoding FAD-dependent oxidoreductase — translation MDPLWKQHARTVPTTPFVPGAHEIVVVGAGITGLATAVLLAESGHEVVVLEAREVAGLATGANTGKVSLLQGTQLSTLRAHHSPSLVRAYAQANLDGQLWLRSFADRVGLPYVARTAFTYAQHDAGRSRVREEFEAAREAGLPVRWAAAEELELPFPARSAVALDGQLGVDPDAAAHALALAFLAAGGTLHTGVRATGVSTSHRPTVHTARGDVTAESIVLATGAAVLDRGLYFAKVSAMRSYAVAFAVPDEVGLPEGMFLSADAPSRSVRTVSERDGRWEQTRLIVGGGGHPVGRAASERARVAELIAWTRRHMPEAVPTHRWSAQDYTSHNLIPFAGVMPRTGGRVRFATGYAKWGLTNGPAAALRIAAEIEGVGENERADWMRRLGTRITVPADLAKGAAENAKVGGQAVQGWADALRHPTRVPSEGKGVVGADAGRPVGVSRVDGEVRAVSAVCPHLGGVLNWNDAECTWDCPLHASRFAPDGRRIEGPALSDLRRVRPPSSAQA, via the coding sequence ATGGATCCCCTCTGGAAGCAGCACGCTCGCACGGTCCCCACGACCCCGTTCGTCCCCGGTGCGCACGAGATCGTCGTGGTGGGCGCGGGCATCACGGGTCTCGCGACGGCGGTGCTGCTCGCCGAGTCCGGGCACGAGGTCGTGGTGCTCGAGGCGCGCGAGGTCGCCGGACTCGCGACGGGCGCGAACACGGGCAAGGTCTCGCTGCTGCAGGGGACGCAGCTGTCCACGCTGCGCGCCCACCACTCGCCGTCCCTCGTGCGCGCCTACGCGCAGGCGAACCTGGACGGGCAGCTCTGGCTGCGATCGTTCGCCGATCGCGTGGGACTGCCGTACGTGGCGCGCACCGCCTTCACGTACGCACAGCACGACGCCGGGCGCTCCCGTGTGCGTGAGGAGTTCGAGGCAGCTCGAGAGGCCGGCCTGCCGGTGCGGTGGGCCGCGGCGGAGGAGCTCGAGCTGCCGTTTCCCGCCCGCTCCGCCGTCGCGCTGGACGGTCAGTTGGGGGTGGACCCGGATGCGGCGGCGCACGCCCTTGCGCTCGCCTTCCTCGCTGCGGGCGGCACGCTGCACACCGGCGTGCGGGCCACGGGGGTCTCCACCTCCCACCGACCGACGGTGCACACAGCCCGCGGCGACGTGACGGCCGAGAGCATCGTGCTGGCGACGGGCGCGGCGGTGCTCGACCGCGGGCTGTACTTCGCCAAGGTCTCCGCGATGCGCTCCTATGCGGTGGCCTTCGCCGTGCCGGACGAGGTGGGCCTCCCGGAGGGCATGTTCCTCTCCGCGGACGCCCCGAGCAGATCGGTGCGCACCGTGTCCGAGCGCGATGGGCGGTGGGAGCAGACGCGGTTGATCGTCGGGGGCGGCGGACACCCGGTCGGGCGCGCCGCATCCGAACGCGCGCGCGTCGCGGAGCTGATCGCCTGGACCCGGCGCCACATGCCGGAGGCGGTGCCGACCCACCGTTGGTCGGCACAGGACTACACCTCCCACAACCTCATCCCCTTCGCCGGAGTCATGCCCCGCACCGGCGGCCGGGTGCGCTTCGCGACGGGCTACGCGAAGTGGGGCCTCACCAACGGGCCCGCGGCCGCTCTGCGGATCGCCGCGGAGATCGAGGGTGTCGGCGAGAACGAGCGTGCCGACTGGATGCGCCGGCTCGGCACCCGCATCACCGTGCCGGCCGACCTCGCCAAGGGTGCGGCGGAGAACGCCAAGGTCGGCGGACAGGCTGTCCAGGGCTGGGCCGACGCGCTCCGGCATCCGACCCGCGTCCCCTCCGAGGGCAAGGGTGTCGTCGGTGCGGATGCGGGACGCCCCGTCGGTGTCTCGAGGGTCGACGGCGAGGTCCGCGCCGTCTCCGCGGTCTGCCCGCATCTGGGAGGCGTACTCAACTGGAACGACGCCGAGTGCACGTGGGACTGCCCGCTGCACGCCTCGCGCTTCGCGCCCGACGGGCGTCGGATCGAGGGTCCCGCACTGTCGGATCTGCGGCGTGTGAGGCCGCCGTCGTCTGCACAGGCGTGA
- a CDS encoding TetR/AcrR family transcriptional regulator gives MSETASPSAARDEVVAAALDLFARQGFEATSVDQIAQAAGISRSTFFRQFGGKDDVVFADHELLLERLRTYLARPHENPWEAVCEASMQVYRHFAADPELARRRYTVVRDVPALRDREIVTVFRYERLFDEYLRTALPGLDPLDAVSFAALVTAVHNHVLRRLLRGPKKVPASALRRALDDCLDKFGVGERTAAAADDVVVAVFPRRMPAAEVARRLRDDLH, from the coding sequence ATGAGTGAGACAGCTTCCCCCTCAGCCGCGCGTGACGAGGTCGTCGCCGCGGCCCTCGACCTGTTCGCGCGGCAGGGTTTCGAGGCGACCTCGGTCGACCAGATCGCTCAGGCCGCCGGTATCTCGCGTTCCACGTTCTTCCGCCAGTTCGGCGGCAAGGACGATGTCGTCTTCGCCGATCACGAGCTCCTGCTCGAGAGGCTGCGCACCTACCTCGCCCGGCCGCACGAGAATCCGTGGGAAGCGGTCTGCGAGGCATCGATGCAGGTCTACCGTCACTTCGCGGCGGACCCCGAGCTCGCCCGGCGCCGTTACACGGTCGTGCGCGATGTGCCGGCGCTGCGCGACCGCGAGATCGTGACCGTCTTCCGTTACGAGCGGCTCTTCGACGAGTACCTGCGCACGGCGCTTCCCGGGCTCGACCCCCTCGACGCGGTGAGCTTCGCAGCCCTCGTCACCGCCGTGCACAACCACGTGCTGCGTCGGCTCCTGCGCGGCCCCAAGAAGGTTCCCGCCTCGGCGCTGCGCCGAGCCCTCGACGACTGCCTCGACAAGTTCGGGGTCGGCGAGCGGACCGCAGCCGCAGCCGACGACGTCGTGGTGGCCGTCTTCCCCCGGCGCATGCCGGCCGCGGAGGTCGCGCGCCGCCTCCGCGACGACCTGCACTGA
- a CDS encoding pyridoxal phosphate-dependent aminotransferase, with translation MPALSDHLRSVPPSGIRRIFEIALTLDDVTMLAVGEPDVPVAAHIIAAATRAWEADETDYVANAGIPALRQAFAERFSANHGAALSPERVWVTVGGTQALHQAMGLVLGPGDEVLVPDPGYTTFSMSPRMLSAVPVPYPLRPEVGFLPELDRIEALITPRTRAIVVNSPSNPLGTVIDGGLARGILELARRRDLWIISDEVYAELTWGDPHVSLTALDALSDEPRVLGVFSLSKSYAMTGVRVGFLITPLGMDQILRTVQEAMIACVAVPDQRAGVAALTGDQSNITLARAHYRRNLDAATALLDERGIAYRVPDGAFYLWIDLRHATGGDVGAWAEEFLRTERVALAPGSAFGASGEGWVRVCAAASRGDLLHGLSLLPAP, from the coding sequence GTGCCGGCCCTCAGCGACCATCTGCGATCCGTTCCTCCCAGCGGCATCCGTCGCATCTTCGAGATCGCGCTCACGCTCGACGACGTCACCATGCTCGCGGTCGGCGAACCCGACGTCCCCGTGGCGGCGCACATCATCGCTGCGGCCACGCGCGCCTGGGAGGCGGACGAGACCGACTACGTGGCCAATGCCGGCATCCCCGCGCTGCGCCAGGCGTTCGCCGAGCGCTTCAGCGCGAACCACGGCGCGGCCCTGTCGCCGGAGCGGGTCTGGGTCACCGTGGGCGGCACGCAGGCGCTGCACCAGGCGATGGGCCTGGTTCTCGGGCCGGGCGACGAGGTGCTCGTGCCCGACCCCGGATACACGACGTTCTCGATGAGTCCGCGGATGCTGAGCGCCGTGCCTGTGCCGTACCCGTTGCGTCCGGAGGTCGGCTTCCTGCCCGAGCTCGACCGCATCGAGGCGCTCATCACGCCGCGGACGCGGGCGATCGTGGTGAACTCGCCGTCGAACCCGCTCGGCACGGTCATCGACGGTGGGCTCGCGCGGGGGATCCTGGAACTCGCGCGCCGCCGTGACCTCTGGATCATCAGCGACGAGGTGTACGCGGAGCTGACGTGGGGAGATCCGCACGTGAGCCTGACCGCGCTCGACGCGCTGAGCGACGAGCCGAGGGTGCTGGGCGTTTTCTCCCTCTCGAAGTCGTACGCCATGACGGGGGTGAGGGTCGGATTCCTCATCACCCCGCTCGGCATGGATCAGATCCTCCGCACGGTGCAGGAGGCCATGATCGCGTGCGTGGCCGTGCCCGATCAGCGCGCGGGCGTGGCGGCGCTCACCGGTGACCAGAGCAACATCACCCTCGCCCGTGCCCACTATCGTCGGAACCTGGATGCGGCGACCGCGCTGCTCGACGAGCGGGGCATCGCCTATCGGGTGCCCGACGGCGCTTTCTACCTGTGGATCGACCTGCGTCACGCGACCGGCGGGGACGTCGGGGCGTGGGCGGAGGAGTTCCTGCGCACGGAGCGCGTCGCTCTCGCGCCCGGCTCCGCCTTCGGTGCTTCGGGCGAGGGGTGGGTGCGAGTGTGCGCGGCCGCCTCGCGCGGCGACCTGCTCCACGGGCTGTCACTGCTGCCCGCCCCCTGA
- a CDS encoding acyl-CoA dehydrogenase family protein yields MTSLPGDTAAAYDVTGRLDTDYYAVFADIPAADRAVWDRAKGYVDEVGDRMVAAWDDSSYPLDLVARLGELDLFSDGIEHPSLTHFSPLAAGLVNMEVSRGDGSLGTVIAVQGGLALRTLALFGSPAQQERWLEPLARGEVLGSFALTEPDHGSDSVSLETVARRDGDEWVLRGAKKWIGNGASGGITFVWARVDDAAADEHGAVRCFLVPQDTPGYAGTVIAGKASLRGIHQAHIALDDVRLPADAVLPGTRSFKDASTVLYSTRSGVAWSALGHATACYEAALSYAQQRVQFGKPLVKFQMVQERLTQMLDELTAMQLYCRRMADLETAGALRPTQASLAKYHNTRAARRIAQTARDLMGGNGILLENRVIQHMADIEAIHTYEGTESVQALLIGRDITGTGAFV; encoded by the coding sequence ATGACCTCTCTGCCGGGCGACACCGCCGCCGCCTACGACGTGACCGGACGGCTGGACACCGACTACTACGCCGTGTTCGCCGACATCCCCGCCGCCGACCGCGCCGTCTGGGACCGCGCGAAGGGCTACGTCGACGAGGTCGGCGATCGCATGGTCGCCGCCTGGGACGACAGCTCCTACCCCCTGGACCTCGTCGCCCGTCTGGGCGAGCTCGATCTGTTCAGCGACGGCATCGAGCACCCCTCGCTCACGCATTTCTCGCCGCTCGCCGCGGGCCTGGTCAACATGGAGGTGTCGCGAGGCGACGGATCGCTCGGCACGGTGATCGCGGTGCAGGGCGGTCTCGCCCTGCGCACCCTCGCCCTGTTCGGCTCCCCCGCGCAGCAGGAACGGTGGCTCGAGCCGCTCGCGCGGGGCGAGGTGCTGGGCTCCTTCGCCCTGACGGAGCCCGACCACGGGTCGGACTCCGTCTCCCTCGAGACCGTCGCCCGCCGTGACGGCGACGAATGGGTCCTGCGCGGCGCGAAGAAGTGGATCGGCAACGGAGCGTCCGGCGGCATCACGTTCGTCTGGGCACGCGTGGACGATGCGGCCGCCGACGAGCACGGTGCGGTCCGCTGCTTCCTGGTCCCGCAGGACACTCCGGGCTACGCAGGCACGGTCATCGCGGGCAAGGCGTCGCTGCGCGGCATCCACCAGGCGCACATCGCCCTCGACGACGTGCGCCTGCCGGCGGATGCGGTGCTCCCCGGCACCCGCAGCTTCAAAGACGCGTCGACGGTGCTGTACTCCACCCGCTCCGGCGTGGCCTGGTCGGCACTCGGGCATGCCACGGCTTGCTACGAGGCCGCGCTCTCGTACGCGCAGCAGAGGGTGCAGTTCGGCAAGCCCCTCGTGAAGTTCCAGATGGTGCAGGAGCGGCTCACACAGATGCTCGACGAGCTCACGGCGATGCAGCTCTACTGCCGGCGCATGGCGGACCTCGAGACCGCGGGAGCCCTGCGACCGACACAGGCCTCCCTGGCGAAGTACCACAACACCCGCGCCGCACGCCGCATCGCCCAGACGGCACGCGATCTCATGGGCGGCAACGGCATCCTGCTGGAGAACCGCGTGATCCAGCACATGGCCGACATCGAGGCCATTCACACCTACGAGGGCACCGAAAGCGTGCAGGCCCTGCTCATCGGCCGCGACATCACGGGCACCGGCGCATTCGTCTGA
- a CDS encoding AI-2E family transporter: MGLFRRAPQEVTLTSREVELTAHRAPWSLWGDAFGRLAIRGLQIIVIVAILAGAIWGIRQVTVVVIPLILALIFASAFAPVMTWMRRKGVPSILATLLTLLTVVVLLTGLGWIIVWAVRDQWDDLSSQAQGGFQQLLDWVNTLPFAPTSAQIDEWMGQLGDFVTSAQFGSGALAGVSAVASFVTGLVLMVVILFFFLKDGPRMWEFLLRPFHGTSYVRARRIGDKSVQVLGSYVRGTAAVAFVDAVGILIGLLILQVPLAIPLAVLVFLLAFIPIVGAVTAGALAALVALVANGPVVALIVVGVVVAVNQLEGNFLQPVLMGRSMKLHSFVVLVVLAGGTAIGGILGTLLAVPLTAVVWGIIQVWDGPDTPAKWARPKKREQRVTAGDATA, from the coding sequence ATGGGACTGTTCCGCCGCGCACCGCAGGAGGTGACGCTCACCTCCCGCGAGGTCGAGCTCACCGCACACCGGGCTCCGTGGAGCCTCTGGGGCGATGCGTTCGGACGCCTCGCGATCCGCGGGCTGCAGATCATCGTGATCGTCGCCATCCTGGCCGGAGCCATCTGGGGCATCCGCCAAGTCACGGTCGTCGTCATCCCGCTCATCCTCGCGCTCATCTTCGCCTCGGCCTTCGCACCGGTCATGACGTGGATGCGACGCAAGGGCGTGCCCTCGATCCTGGCTACGCTTCTGACGCTGCTCACCGTCGTCGTGCTGCTCACCGGACTCGGGTGGATCATCGTGTGGGCGGTCCGCGACCAGTGGGACGACCTCTCGTCGCAGGCGCAAGGCGGCTTCCAGCAGCTGCTCGACTGGGTCAACACGCTGCCGTTCGCCCCGACGTCGGCGCAGATCGATGAGTGGATGGGGCAGCTCGGCGACTTCGTGACGAGTGCGCAGTTCGGCAGCGGCGCCCTCGCGGGCGTGAGCGCCGTCGCGAGCTTCGTCACCGGCCTGGTCCTGATGGTCGTGATCCTCTTCTTCTTCCTGAAGGACGGCCCGCGGATGTGGGAGTTCCTGCTGCGCCCGTTCCACGGCACGTCGTACGTGCGCGCGCGGCGGATCGGCGACAAGTCGGTGCAGGTTCTCGGTTCCTACGTGCGCGGCACGGCGGCGGTCGCCTTCGTCGATGCCGTCGGCATCCTGATCGGACTGCTCATCCTGCAGGTCCCGCTCGCCATCCCGCTGGCGGTCCTGGTCTTCCTGCTCGCCTTCATCCCGATCGTCGGCGCCGTGACCGCTGGTGCGTTGGCGGCGTTGGTGGCGCTCGTGGCCAACGGGCCGGTCGTCGCCCTGATCGTCGTGGGAGTCGTGGTCGCCGTCAACCAGCTCGAGGGCAACTTCCTGCAGCCGGTGCTCATGGGCAGGTCGATGAAGCTGCATTCGTTCGTCGTGCTGGTCGTGCTCGCCGGCGGCACCGCGATCGGCGGCATCCTCGGCACACTGCTGGCCGTGCCGCTGACCGCGGTCGTCTGGGGCATCATCCAGGTGTGGGACGGCCCCGACACCCCGGCGAAGTGGGCGAGGCCCAAGAAGCGCGAGCAGCGCGTCACGGCGGGCGACGCGACAGCCTGA
- a CDS encoding ATP-dependent DNA ligase, translating to MLAKAVKDVPDAAGWSFEPKWDGFRVLAAWDGESVELGSRGAKPLTRYFPELVEALPRVLPEPCLIDGEIVIPTGPPGAQRLDWEALSQRIHPAASRVTKLADETPALLIAFDLLARGDRDLRDAPFAERCAELEDLLAGVEPPVHLTRTTADPATAQRWLAEFEGAGLDGVVAKRLDDAYQPNKRTMLKIKHARTADVVALGYRVHKSGVGVGSLLVGLYDHEGRLRNVGGVSAFTDARRRELVDELAPLVERDEKGQAVTGETERSRFAASKDVSFVRLRPERVLEVRYDQLEGMRFRHTVQFERWRPDREASSCTFSQLEQVSAYDLGDVLD from the coding sequence ATGCTCGCCAAAGCGGTCAAGGACGTCCCGGATGCGGCCGGGTGGAGCTTCGAGCCCAAGTGGGACGGCTTCCGAGTGCTCGCCGCGTGGGACGGGGAGAGCGTGGAGTTGGGCTCGCGGGGCGCGAAGCCACTCACCCGGTACTTCCCCGAGCTGGTCGAGGCACTGCCGCGAGTGCTGCCCGAGCCATGCCTCATCGACGGCGAGATCGTCATCCCGACCGGACCCCCGGGCGCGCAGCGGCTGGATTGGGAGGCGCTGAGTCAGCGCATCCACCCCGCGGCCTCCCGCGTCACGAAGTTGGCGGACGAGACGCCCGCCTTGCTCATCGCCTTCGACCTGCTGGCTCGCGGCGACCGTGATCTGCGCGACGCCCCCTTCGCCGAGCGTTGCGCCGAGCTCGAGGACCTGTTGGCGGGTGTCGAGCCTCCCGTTCACCTGACCCGCACGACCGCCGATCCCGCGACCGCGCAACGCTGGCTCGCAGAGTTCGAAGGCGCCGGTCTGGACGGCGTCGTCGCCAAGCGACTCGACGACGCCTACCAGCCGAACAAGCGCACGATGCTGAAGATCAAGCACGCCCGCACCGCCGACGTCGTCGCGCTCGGCTACCGCGTCCACAAGAGCGGCGTCGGGGTGGGCTCGCTGCTGGTGGGGCTCTACGACCACGAGGGACGCCTGCGCAATGTGGGCGGCGTGTCGGCGTTCACGGACGCGCGGCGGCGGGAGCTCGTCGACGAGCTGGCGCCGCTGGTCGAGCGCGACGAGAAGGGCCAGGCGGTGACGGGCGAGACCGAGCGGTCGCGATTCGCCGCGTCCAAGGACGTGTCGTTCGTGCGGCTGCGCCCGGAGCGGGTGCTCGAGGTGCGCTACGACCAGCTCGAGGGGATGCGGTTCCGCCACACCGTGCAGTTCGAGCGCTGGCGTCCCGACCGCGAGGCGTCATCCTGCACTTTCTCGCAGCTCGAGCAGGTGTCGGCCTACGATCTCGGCGACGTGCTGGACTGA
- the ligD gene encoding non-homologous end-joining DNA ligase yields MASERTTVIVPGPDGDREVSVSSPSREVWPAAGITKRELVDYILAVSEPFLRANGHRPVSLERFRDGIDGEAFFSKNPPKGTPDYVDAVTVTYNSGRSHPQVVLTEPAALVWAVQMNTVVFHPWASLAADPDRPVELRIDLDPQPGTDFSDAAAVAPLMREVLAEAGLDSWIKTSGNRGIHLFCPIEPMHEFLDVRHAAIAAGRELARRAPDRVTMNWWKEERGQRIFVDFNQTNRDRTMAGAYSPRALPDATVATPITWDELPTVDPHTFTVRTVPRRLAEIGDPWEHIARNPGRIDTLLEWWQRDLDDGLGELPFPPEFPKMPGEPPRVQPSRARSEE; encoded by the coding sequence ATGGCGAGCGAACGCACCACCGTGATCGTCCCCGGGCCCGACGGCGACCGGGAGGTCTCCGTCTCGAGTCCGTCCCGCGAGGTGTGGCCGGCCGCGGGGATCACCAAGCGCGAGCTCGTCGACTACATCCTGGCCGTGTCCGAGCCGTTCCTGCGCGCGAACGGGCACCGTCCGGTGTCGCTCGAGCGCTTCCGTGACGGCATCGACGGTGAGGCGTTCTTCTCGAAGAACCCGCCCAAGGGCACCCCGGACTACGTCGATGCGGTCACGGTCACCTACAACAGCGGGCGCAGCCATCCGCAGGTCGTGCTCACCGAGCCTGCAGCGCTCGTGTGGGCCGTGCAGATGAACACGGTCGTCTTCCACCCGTGGGCCTCGCTGGCCGCCGACCCCGACCGCCCCGTCGAGCTGCGGATCGATCTCGACCCCCAGCCGGGCACGGACTTCTCGGATGCGGCGGCCGTCGCGCCCCTCATGCGCGAGGTGCTGGCGGAAGCCGGCCTCGACTCCTGGATCAAGACGAGCGGGAACCGCGGCATCCACCTCTTCTGCCCGATCGAGCCCATGCACGAGTTCCTCGACGTGCGCCACGCCGCGATCGCCGCGGGCCGGGAGCTCGCCCGTCGCGCACCGGATCGGGTGACGATGAACTGGTGGAAGGAGGAGCGCGGGCAGCGCATCTTCGTGGACTTCAACCAGACCAACCGCGACCGGACGATGGCCGGCGCGTACAGCCCCCGCGCGCTTCCCGACGCGACGGTGGCGACCCCCATCACCTGGGACGAGCTGCCCACCGTCGACCCCCACACCTTCACCGTGCGCACGGTGCCGCGCCGCCTCGCGGAGATCGGCGACCCGTGGGAGCACATCGCCCGCAACCCCGGACGTATCGACACCCTGCTCGAATGGTGGCAGCGGGACCTCGACGACGGCCTCGGGGAGCTGCCCTTCCCGCCCGAGTTCCCGAAGATGCCCGGAGAGCCGCCGCGCGTGCAGCCGAGCCGTGCGCGTTCGGAGGAGTGA